The following proteins are encoded in a genomic region of Sulfurovum indicum:
- a CDS encoding 30S ribosomal protein S1, which translates to MKFEDIEIEDVDFEAMLEESFKKSESRSDLVTGTIVKIDEKDNLAVVDIGGGRDANLNLDEIKDEEGNVAFNVGDEIEVVNQGRGRISYKAALSRVALNEFISEYDEEQEYIIEGVVTKKNKGGYVVEVDGLEFFMPRTLSYLSSKVDPIGKKVKAVIVKVDKEKGSVVVSRKELIERDRAKTEEIVASLLENKEPVIGTIKKITSYGMFVDVGGMDGLVHYSQISHKGPVNPSKYFEEGDEVNVIALDYDKKKRHLSLSIKDANPDPWSDIDAIIGVGDTVTATVSNIEPYGVFVDLGEDLEAFLHVSEISWDKNVKHPKDYLTNGEEINVEVIEIDKEGRRLRVSLKNLLPKPMDAFTSEYRVGDIVKGTVTSVTDFGAFVKVGPVEGLLHNQEISWDKSKNAKSELNVGDEVEVKIIKIDRDAGKISLSKKALEDSPVAAFAQNHKVGSIVTGIVKDKKDFGVFIALDENVDALIRTEDLHPLKFDEIEKGQEIKGVISFIDPNSDRIRVSVKRLERQEEREAMEKLNLDQDDSMTLGDAFGDILKK; encoded by the coding sequence ATGAAGTTCGAAGATATCGAAATAGAAGATGTAGATTTTGAGGCGATGCTTGAGGAATCGTTCAAAAAATCAGAGTCAAGAAGTGATTTGGTTACAGGTACGATCGTTAAGATCGATGAGAAAGACAATCTTGCAGTGGTTGATATTGGTGGAGGAAGAGATGCGAATCTCAACCTTGATGAGATCAAAGACGAGGAGGGCAATGTTGCTTTCAATGTTGGAGATGAGATTGAAGTAGTTAACCAGGGTAGAGGGCGTATTTCTTACAAAGCAGCATTGAGCCGTGTAGCACTTAATGAGTTTATTTCAGAATATGACGAAGAGCAAGAGTATATCATCGAGGGTGTGGTAACGAAAAAGAACAAAGGCGGCTATGTAGTTGAGGTAGACGGACTTGAGTTCTTTATGCCACGCACACTTTCATACCTTTCATCCAAAGTAGATCCGATCGGTAAAAAAGTTAAAGCAGTTATCGTAAAAGTGGATAAAGAGAAAGGTTCTGTAGTTGTTTCCAGAAAAGAGCTTATTGAGAGAGACAGAGCGAAAACAGAGGAGATAGTCGCATCATTACTTGAAAACAAAGAACCGGTAATTGGTACGATCAAGAAGATTACTTCTTACGGTATGTTTGTAGATGTAGGTGGAATGGATGGTCTGGTTCACTACTCACAGATCTCTCATAAAGGTCCTGTAAACCCTTCCAAATATTTTGAAGAGGGTGATGAGGTTAATGTCATTGCTTTGGATTATGACAAGAAGAAGAGACATCTTTCTCTATCTATAAAAGATGCAAATCCTGATCCTTGGTCAGATATAGACGCTATCATCGGTGTAGGTGATACAGTGACAGCGACAGTGTCCAATATTGAACCTTACGGTGTATTTGTTGATCTTGGAGAAGACCTTGAAGCATTCCTTCACGTTTCTGAGATCTCCTGGGATAAAAATGTCAAACATCCTAAAGATTATTTGACAAACGGAGAAGAGATCAATGTCGAAGTGATCGAGATTGACAAAGAGGGAAGAAGACTCAGAGTAAGTCTTAAAAATCTTCTTCCAAAACCAATGGATGCCTTTACTTCCGAGTATAGAGTTGGTGATATAGTTAAAGGAACCGTTACATCTGTTACAGATTTCGGTGCATTTGTAAAAGTAGGACCGGTTGAGGGTCTTCTGCATAACCAGGAGATCTCTTGGGATAAATCAAAAAATGCAAAATCTGAGCTGAATGTAGGTGATGAAGTTGAAGTTAAGATTATCAAGATCGACAGGGATGCGGGAAAAATCTCTTTGAGCAAAAAAGCATTGGAAGACTCTCCAGTTGCAGCATTTGCACAGAATCACAAGGTTGGCTCTATTGTAACAGGGATTGTGAAAGATAAAAAAGATTTCGGTGTATTTATTGCATTGGATGAGAATGTGGATGCGCTCATAAGAACTGAAGATCTGCACCCTTTAAAATTTGATGAGATTGAAAAAGGACAGGAGATCAAAGGTGTAATCAGCTTTATCGATCCAAATTCTGACAGAATAAGAGTTTCTGTAAAGAGACTTGAGCGTCAGGAAGAGCGTGAGGCGATGGAGAAATTGAATCTTGACCAGGATGACAGTATGACGCTTGGTGATGCATTTGGGGATATCCTTAAAAAATAA
- the aroA gene encoding 3-phosphoshikimate 1-carboxyvinyltransferase: MSSITLKPISKIDGEVKLPGSKSLSNRALLIAALAEGTTKITNLLESDDTRHMLNALKQLGVSYTLSEDKTECIVKGNGGPFHCNAPLEIFLGNAGTAMRPLCAALTLGSGDYLLTGEPRMKERPIGHLVDALRSAGADISYTEKEGFPPIRIVTNGLKGGKVEIDGTISSQFLTALLIAAPMAQNDMHITIVGELVSKPYIDITLEIMRVFGVEVINENYKKFIVKAGQIYKAVEKYMVEGDASSASYFLAAAAIKGGTVKVTGIGKNSIQGDIAFADVLEKMGAKVEWGDDYIAVTKGELRAVDMDFNHIPDAAMTIATTALFADGTTTLRNIYNWRVKETDRLYAMATELRKVGAIVEEGEDYLTVTPPKQLKHAAIDTYDDHRMAMCFSLLALDPVSVTINDPECTAKTFPAYFEVLESIAVR; encoded by the coding sequence GTGAGTAGTATTACACTTAAACCGATCAGCAAGATTGATGGTGAAGTGAAACTTCCCGGTTCTAAAAGTCTTTCCAATCGCGCATTATTGATTGCTGCACTGGCAGAGGGAACAACAAAGATCACCAATCTGCTTGAGAGTGATGATACCAGGCATATGCTCAATGCACTAAAACAGCTGGGAGTTAGTTATACGCTTTCAGAAGACAAAACGGAGTGTATTGTGAAGGGTAATGGCGGTCCTTTCCACTGTAATGCCCCGTTGGAGATTTTTTTGGGAAATGCAGGAACAGCAATGCGGCCATTGTGTGCTGCACTGACACTGGGAAGCGGAGACTACCTGCTAACAGGAGAGCCGCGTATGAAAGAGCGTCCCATAGGACACCTGGTCGACGCACTCAGAAGTGCCGGAGCTGATATCTCTTATACAGAGAAAGAAGGATTCCCTCCGATCAGGATCGTGACCAATGGTTTGAAAGGCGGAAAGGTTGAGATAGACGGAACGATCTCAAGTCAATTCCTGACTGCATTGTTGATAGCCGCACCGATGGCACAGAATGATATGCATATAACGATTGTTGGTGAACTGGTTTCTAAGCCCTACATTGACATTACGCTGGAGATAATGCGTGTTTTCGGTGTCGAGGTGATCAATGAGAATTATAAAAAGTTTATTGTCAAAGCCGGACAGATCTACAAAGCAGTAGAGAAGTATATGGTTGAAGGGGATGCCTCTTCTGCTTCCTATTTTTTGGCAGCTGCTGCGATCAAGGGAGGAACGGTTAAGGTAACGGGTATTGGAAAGAACAGTATTCAGGGTGATATTGCGTTTGCAGATGTATTGGAAAAGATGGGAGCAAAAGTAGAGTGGGGTGATGACTATATTGCTGTTACAAAAGGTGAGTTGCGTGCAGTCGATATGGACTTCAACCATATTCCAGATGCGGCAATGACCATTGCTACTACAGCACTTTTTGCCGATGGAACGACTACACTGCGTAATATCTACAATTGGCGTGTCAAAGAGACAGACAGACTTTATGCGATGGCCACAGAGTTGCGAAAGGTCGGTGCGATAGTGGAAGAGGGGGAAGATTATCTGACTGTTACTCCTCCAAAACAGCTTAAACATGCAGCCATCGATACCTATGATGATCATCGTATGGCAATGTGTTTCTCTTTATTGGCACTTGACCCTGTATCAGTAACGATCAATGATCCGGAGTGTACAGCAAAAACTTTCCCTGCCTATTTTGAGGTACTGGAGAGCATAGCGGTGAGATAG
- a CDS encoding 4-hydroxy-3-methylbut-2-enyl diphosphate reductase: MKIQLASSYGFCFGVKRAIKIAEEHQGSKTYGPLIHNKDEINRLKEGFNIGLAEKLEDVDRRDAVVIRTHGIPKDELAQLKAQENEIIDATCPYVTTPQNIVAQMSEKGYSIVIFGDKNHPEIKGVVSYAKDQQNAFIVADVKELDGLPILSKVAVVAQTTRKPEDFLKVVNALIPHHKEVRVFNTICNATFENQDAAAELAKDADVMIVIGGKHSSNTKQLHSICKSYCSDSYLIENETELNTSWFKGKRLCGISAGASTPDWIVQNVIDTIQSMVRVEEVGKSE; encoded by the coding sequence ATGAAGATACAGCTTGCATCCAGTTACGGTTTCTGCTTTGGGGTTAAACGGGCTATCAAAATTGCTGAAGAGCATCAGGGAAGCAAGACATATGGACCTCTTATCCATAACAAAGATGAGATAAACCGTCTAAAAGAGGGATTCAATATCGGGCTTGCAGAGAAGCTTGAGGATGTCGATAGACGCGATGCAGTTGTTATTCGTACCCACGGTATTCCTAAAGACGAATTGGCACAGTTAAAGGCTCAGGAGAATGAGATCATTGATGCGACCTGTCCCTATGTGACAACCCCGCAGAATATTGTGGCACAAATGAGTGAGAAAGGCTACTCAATTGTGATCTTTGGCGACAAGAATCATCCAGAGATCAAAGGGGTGGTCTCTTATGCCAAAGATCAGCAAAATGCTTTTATTGTTGCAGATGTAAAAGAACTTGACGGCTTGCCAATTCTCTCCAAAGTGGCTGTGGTGGCGCAAACTACCAGAAAACCGGAGGATTTTCTCAAGGTTGTCAATGCACTGATACCACACCATAAAGAGGTACGTGTTTTTAACACTATCTGTAATGCAACTTTTGAAAACCAGGATGCGGCCGCAGAACTGGCAAAAGATGCCGATGTGATGATCGTGATCGGGGGGAAACACTCTTCGAATACGAAACAGCTACATTCGATTTGTAAAAGTTACTGCAGTGACAGTTATCTGATAGAGAATGAAACAGAACTGAATACGTCATGGTTTAAAGGTAAAAGACTTTGTGGTATCTCAGCAGGTGCCTCTACGCCTGATTGGATTGTGCAAAACGTTATCGATACGATTCAGAGTATGGTACGGGTAGAGGAGGTAGGAAAGAGTGAGTAG
- the pheT gene encoding phenylalanine--tRNA ligase subunit beta, producing MIVTRSWLNEFIDLSGVSNEKLYETFNSIGLEVDSMEQVTIASKVVVGKIVSCEKHPDADKLNVCQIDVGSGVRQIVCGAANVVDAEYVAVATIGAVLPGNFEIKHAKLRGVESEGMVCASSELGLPEMGKGIMILDESIGELEVGRELNSYEKVADTIIELELTANRGDCLSIYGVARDLSAALNIEMKPFEYKQEERMKLGIARKADLHTKGEMDADLRYKLANIENSASSFLIKLRLAMVNVEADNPLSEILAYTTHSTGVILRMYDCASFCAPEDDKVIVSIEGYQKGIVHVHVNGKHVSIVGVNQVEETKPTAKSQEVLIEASYIYPDTLVEAVAKEALEKDDLYYKTSRGSNPDLSFGLAYLACMMEKYTQINCYEGSLNVEVEREEEKVLVDAKEISAIVGMDVELSKIVTVLQKLDFEISAMNDHQIATSVPLFRHDIKNIQDIAEEIVRIIGINNIPAKPLVFAEKKRLNATFDRYKAKKSFRNRAVGVGFYENVSYVFSEKAVLEKYGFVTTDETLELANPIAEELNTLRSTLLTNLLLAVKRNVSYTKKSIPLFEIGAVFDAQRKQAERIALVFAGQIEAESVKNAGKPALIDFATFTQKLGSVIGHFELVPCTHENGLIHPYQSADIIIDGKVSGFMSKLHPSVQEEYDIPVTFIAEIDFDVLLPKHINAGPISKFQGVYKDLSIVIDKSLSYYEVAKVLNSLELPLLKESYPVDIYTDEKLGDKKSLTIRFFIQSMERTLEESDIEGVMKQIMDTLQLECNAGLR from the coding sequence ATGATAGTAACAAGATCCTGGTTAAATGAGTTTATAGACCTAAGCGGTGTTTCGAATGAAAAGCTCTATGAGACCTTCAATTCTATAGGACTGGAAGTGGACAGTATGGAGCAGGTTACGATCGCCTCTAAAGTGGTTGTCGGGAAGATTGTCTCCTGTGAAAAACATCCTGATGCAGACAAACTGAATGTTTGTCAGATCGATGTAGGTTCCGGTGTGCGTCAGATCGTCTGTGGAGCTGCCAATGTTGTGGATGCAGAGTATGTTGCAGTTGCAACTATTGGTGCGGTACTTCCGGGGAATTTTGAGATCAAGCATGCCAAACTTCGAGGTGTAGAGAGTGAAGGGATGGTCTGTGCCTCCTCTGAACTCGGACTGCCGGAAATGGGTAAAGGGATCATGATACTTGATGAGAGTATCGGTGAATTGGAAGTGGGACGTGAACTGAACAGTTATGAGAAAGTAGCTGACACGATCATTGAACTGGAACTGACCGCCAACCGTGGTGACTGCTTGAGTATCTACGGCGTGGCACGGGACCTCTCAGCGGCACTTAATATCGAGATGAAGCCGTTCGAGTACAAGCAGGAAGAACGTATGAAGCTGGGAATAGCACGTAAGGCGGATCTTCATACAAAGGGTGAGATGGATGCCGATCTTCGGTATAAGCTGGCAAACATTGAAAACAGTGCGAGCAGTTTTCTGATCAAACTGCGTCTTGCCATGGTGAACGTTGAGGCGGACAATCCGCTTTCCGAGATCCTGGCATATACGACACACAGTACAGGTGTAATCTTACGTATGTATGATTGTGCAAGTTTCTGTGCTCCTGAAGATGATAAGGTGATAGTAAGCATTGAAGGATACCAAAAAGGAATCGTACATGTCCATGTCAACGGGAAACATGTCAGTATAGTCGGAGTTAATCAGGTAGAGGAGACAAAACCGACTGCCAAAAGTCAGGAGGTCTTGATAGAAGCAAGCTATATCTATCCGGATACACTGGTAGAGGCTGTAGCCAAAGAGGCACTGGAAAAAGATGACCTTTATTATAAAACATCCAGAGGTTCCAACCCTGACCTTTCATTCGGTTTGGCATACCTTGCCTGTATGATGGAAAAGTATACCCAGATCAACTGCTATGAGGGATCACTGAATGTTGAAGTAGAGAGAGAAGAGGAAAAAGTACTGGTTGATGCAAAAGAGATCTCTGCGATCGTAGGTATGGATGTGGAGTTGAGCAAGATCGTAACTGTATTACAGAAACTCGACTTTGAAATCTCTGCGATGAACGATCACCAGATTGCTACATCCGTACCGCTTTTCAGGCATGATATAAAGAATATTCAGGATATTGCCGAGGAGATCGTTCGGATCATTGGAATCAACAATATTCCTGCAAAGCCGCTTGTCTTTGCAGAGAAGAAGCGTCTTAATGCGACATTTGACAGATACAAAGCGAAGAAAAGTTTCAGAAACAGAGCAGTAGGTGTCGGCTTCTATGAGAATGTCTCCTATGTATTCAGTGAGAAAGCGGTGTTGGAGAAGTACGGATTTGTAACGACTGATGAAACGTTGGAACTTGCCAATCCGATTGCTGAAGAGCTGAATACACTTAGAAGCACACTTTTAACGAACCTTCTGCTTGCTGTCAAACGCAATGTCAGCTATACAAAGAAATCAATTCCTCTGTTTGAGATCGGTGCGGTATTTGATGCACAAAGAAAGCAGGCGGAGAGAATTGCTCTTGTCTTTGCCGGACAGATTGAGGCAGAGAGTGTAAAAAATGCAGGAAAGCCAGCGCTAATAGACTTTGCCACATTTACACAGAAACTTGGCAGTGTTATCGGGCATTTTGAGTTGGTACCGTGTACACATGAGAATGGTCTTATCCATCCGTATCAGTCAGCAGATATTATCATTGACGGCAAGGTCAGCGGATTCATGAGCAAGCTGCATCCAAGTGTACAGGAGGAGTATGATATTCCTGTAACATTCATCGCAGAGATCGATTTTGATGTTCTTTTGCCAAAACATATCAATGCCGGGCCTATTTCCAAATTTCAGGGAGTCTATAAAGATCTCAGTATAGTTATTGACAAGTCGCTCAGTTATTATGAAGTAGCAAAGGTTCTAAATAGTCTGGAACTGCCGCTCTTGAAAGAGAGCTATCCGGTAGATATATATACCGATGAGAAGTTGGGAGACAAAAAGTCTTTGACTATTCGTTTCTTTATCCAGTCAATGGAAAGAACACTTGAAGAGAGTGATATTGAAGGTGTTATGAAGCAGATCATGGATACCCTTCAGTTAGAATGCAATGCGGGGCTTAGATAA
- the pheS gene encoding phenylalanine--tRNA ligase subunit alpha — protein MENLEAKILQADSLEALEKVRIELFGKKGILAAEFAKMKDIPGPEKKAFAEGLNKQKALLQEAFDARYETLKAEEIERMLKNEAIDVSLYGTLAQKGALHPVMETMDKIIDYFVALNFSVESGYMVEDDFHNFEALNLPKYHPARDMQDTFYFKDGGLLRTHTSPVQIRTMLKEKPPIRMIAPGSVFRRDYDVTHTPMFHQVEGLVVDEKGKISFANLKAILTDFLQYMFGDVDVRFRPSFFPFTEPSAEVDISCIFCGGEGCRVCSHTGWIEILGCGIVDPNVFKAVEYKDVSGYAFGLGVERIAMLMHKIPDLRSLFEGDIRLLEQFR, from the coding sequence ATGGAAAATTTAGAAGCAAAGATACTTCAGGCTGATTCACTTGAAGCATTGGAAAAAGTGCGTATAGAACTTTTTGGAAAAAAAGGTATTCTTGCAGCAGAGTTCGCCAAGATGAAAGATATTCCAGGACCGGAGAAGAAAGCCTTTGCCGAAGGATTGAACAAGCAGAAAGCGTTACTTCAGGAGGCATTTGATGCACGTTATGAGACCCTGAAAGCAGAAGAGATCGAGAGGATGCTTAAAAATGAAGCGATCGATGTCTCACTTTACGGTACTTTGGCACAAAAAGGGGCACTGCACCCGGTCATGGAGACAATGGACAAGATTATCGACTACTTTGTAGCACTGAACTTTTCGGTAGAGAGTGGGTATATGGTTGAAGATGATTTTCATAATTTTGAAGCACTCAATCTTCCAAAGTATCATCCGGCACGTGATATGCAGGACACCTTCTACTTTAAGGACGGAGGATTACTTCGTACGCATACCTCTCCGGTACAGATCAGAACGATGCTTAAAGAGAAACCGCCGATCCGTATGATTGCACCCGGGTCGGTTTTCAGACGTGATTACGATGTAACGCATACACCAATGTTTCATCAGGTTGAGGGGCTGGTTGTGGATGAGAAAGGAAAGATCTCTTTTGCGAATCTCAAAGCGATCCTGACAGATTTTCTGCAGTACATGTTCGGTGATGTCGATGTACGCTTCCGTCCAAGCTTCTTTCCGTTCACCGAGCCTTCTGCTGAGGTGGACATCTCCTGTATCTTCTGCGGTGGAGAGGGGTGTCGTGTTTGTTCCCATACAGGCTGGATAGAGATTCTGGGATGTGGTATTGTAGATCCGAATGTCTTTAAAGCGGTAGAGTATAAGGATGTAAGCGGTTATGCGTTTGGTCTGGGAGTAGAGCGCATTGCAATGCTAATGCACAAGATACCGGACTTGAGAAGTCTGTTTGAAGGAGATATTCGTTTGTTGGAGCAGTTTAGATGA
- a CDS encoding histidine triad nucleotide-binding protein, which translates to MCIFCKIVNGEIPNNTVHENEQFLAFHDLYPKAPVHILVIPKQHVDCFQDVQPEVMAGMTMFIQEVAKKTGLDKTGYRLVANNGEDGGQEVMHLHFHILGGGKLRWDHSHEDPHKSI; encoded by the coding sequence ATGTGTATATTCTGCAAGATCGTCAATGGAGAGATCCCAAACAATACAGTACATGAAAATGAACAGTTTCTGGCATTTCATGACCTCTATCCAAAAGCACCTGTTCACATCCTTGTCATTCCAAAGCAGCATGTAGACTGTTTTCAGGATGTCCAACCGGAAGTTATGGCGGGAATGACGATGTTTATCCAGGAAGTGGCAAAGAAAACCGGTCTTGACAAAACGGGCTACAGACTTGTTGCCAATAATGGTGAAGACGGAGGGCAGGAGGTTATGCACCTGCACTTTCATATACTTGGTGGAGGAAAACTGAGATGGGATCACAGCCATGAAGATCCGCATAAGAGCATTTAA
- a CDS encoding ABC-F family ATP-binding cassette domain-containing protein — MIQLTNLSKSFGGQTVFRDVSLKVAKNQKIGFVGRNGSGKSTLFRMILGEESYDSGEISIPRNYRIGALKQHFAFTENSVREECALVLPEDEQWNFYKIEKLLFGLGFSEADLDKNPLSFSGGYQIRINLVKLLATEPNMLLLDEPTNYLDLPSLRWLKGFIHEFEGEVILITHDREFMDAVSTHTMGVHRKGLRLIEGDTHKYYATLEMEDETYEKTRANQEKKRKELEEFVARNKARASTAAMAQSKQKELDKMEEMGDLESEADLSFDFNYAESPAKIMMRVENIGFGYKPNELLFQNLTFALEKGKRIAIIGKNGKGKSTLLNYIAGELSRLQGELHYHPSTKFAHFGQTNIERLNTTATIVEEIASASKELGIPEARAIAGRMMFPGELGDKKIEVLSGGERSRVMLGKIIATPANLLFLDEPTNHLDMHSIDALADAIEGFKGSLIMVTHSEMLLRRLADTLIIFHKGGAEYFDGTYDEFLEKIGWEEEEVNKPKKKKPKIDYKERKRLRSMLTRERNDKRKPYTREIKLCEEYIEKLEQEMVLKNEALDKASVSGDTSAIMELSKEVGTYQVQIDEWFERLEAATEKDDGIVAEYEEKLAEIDL; from the coding sequence ATGATACAACTCACCAACCTCTCAAAAAGCTTCGGCGGACAGACTGTTTTTCGTGATGTCAGCCTTAAAGTAGCCAAGAACCAGAAGATCGGATTTGTCGGACGTAACGGATCAGGAAAATCGACACTCTTTAGGATGATACTAGGTGAAGAGAGTTATGACAGTGGAGAGATAAGTATCCCCAGGAACTATCGTATTGGTGCACTAAAACAGCATTTTGCCTTTACTGAAAATAGTGTGCGTGAAGAGTGTGCTCTGGTTTTGCCCGAAGATGAGCAGTGGAACTTCTATAAGATAGAGAAGCTGCTTTTTGGTTTAGGGTTCAGTGAAGCTGATCTTGATAAAAACCCGCTGAGCTTTTCGGGTGGATACCAGATACGTATCAACCTTGTCAAACTTTTGGCGACCGAGCCGAATATGCTCCTGCTGGATGAGCCTACCAACTATCTTGACCTTCCCTCCTTACGTTGGTTAAAGGGGTTTATTCATGAGTTTGAGGGAGAAGTAATACTTATAACTCATGACAGGGAGTTCATGGATGCAGTCAGTACCCATACGATGGGCGTACACAGAAAAGGGCTGCGTCTGATCGAAGGAGATACGCATAAGTACTATGCAACTCTTGAGATGGAAGATGAAACCTATGAGAAGACCAGAGCCAATCAGGAAAAGAAGCGTAAAGAGCTTGAGGAGTTTGTAGCACGTAACAAGGCCAGAGCCTCTACAGCTGCGATGGCACAGTCAAAACAAAAAGAGCTTGACAAGATGGAAGAGATGGGAGACCTGGAGAGTGAGGCCGATCTCTCATTTGACTTTAATTATGCTGAGAGCCCGGCAAAGATCATGATGCGTGTTGAGAATATAGGGTTTGGGTATAAGCCGAATGAACTTCTGTTCCAAAATCTTACTTTTGCATTGGAGAAGGGAAAACGCATTGCGATCATCGGAAAGAATGGTAAGGGTAAGTCAACGCTTCTTAACTACATTGCCGGTGAACTTTCCAGACTACAGGGAGAGCTGCACTATCATCCCTCTACTAAATTTGCCCATTTCGGACAGACCAATATTGAGCGGCTCAATACCACTGCAACGATTGTTGAAGAGATTGCGTCAGCCAGTAAAGAGCTTGGTATACCGGAAGCACGGGCGATTGCCGGACGTATGATGTTTCCGGGAGAGCTTGGTGATAAAAAGATAGAGGTACTTTCCGGAGGAGAGAGAAGCCGTGTAATGCTTGGAAAAATCATTGCTACACCAGCCAATCTTCTCTTTCTTGATGAACCGACCAACCACCTTGATATGCACTCTATTGATGCTTTGGCAGATGCCATAGAAGGATTTAAAGGATCGCTTATTATGGTAACCCACTCAGAGATGCTGCTTAGACGTTTGGCAGATACACTCATCATTTTCCATAAAGGGGGTGCAGAGTATTTTGATGGTACGTATGATGAATTCCTTGAGAAGATAGGCTGGGAAGAGGAAGAGGTGAACAAGCCCAAAAAGAAGAAGCCGAAGATCGATTACAAAGAGCGTAAGAGGCTGCGCAGTATGCTTACTCGGGAAAGAAACGATAAACGCAAACCTTATACCAGAGAGATTAAGTTGTGTGAAGAATATATTGAGAAGCTTGAGCAGGAGATGGTACTTAAGAATGAAGCTTTGGATAAAGCATCAGTTTCCGGAGACACTAGTGCGATTATGGAACTTTCCAAAGAGGTAGGAACCTATCAAGTGCAGATTGACGAGTGGTTTGAACGGTTGGAAGCCGCTACGGAAAAGGATGATGGTATCGTGGCTGAGTATGAAGAGAAGTTGGCAGAGATTGATCTATGA
- a CDS encoding DUF1450 domain-containing protein: MKIKICKHFHDIKKFKKKLSKTFPDDSVIVKSCIGMCKTCKQYPLAKIDGVKIKEKSIKKIIIKIEDL, encoded by the coding sequence ATGAAAATAAAAATATGTAAACACTTTCACGATATTAAAAAGTTTAAAAAAAAACTCTCAAAAACATTTCCGGATGATTCTGTCATCGTCAAATCATGCATAGGTATGTGCAAAACCTGTAAACAATATCCTTTGGCAAAAATAGACGGGGTCAAAATAAAAGAGAAAAGTATCAAAAAGATCATCATTAAAATAGAGGATCTTTAA
- a CDS encoding cupin domain-containing protein — translation MFELKKKYSRVKRGILLVIVPSVLMLASVLKATETAVAYTHNDSKLKWGPCPSFIPKGCEIAVLHGDPAKRNTDIFFKVPANFAIPHHWHTSAERMILLSGKLKVTYDNQDTELLEPGTYAYGPSRLSHTAFCEKGEPCVLFIAFEEPIDAFEVIKASQ, via the coding sequence ATGTTTGAGTTAAAGAAAAAGTATAGTAGAGTGAAAAGAGGTATATTATTGGTTATTGTCCCTTCAGTGTTGATGTTGGCATCGGTACTGAAGGCAACAGAAACAGCTGTAGCCTATACCCATAATGACAGTAAACTGAAATGGGGTCCCTGTCCATCATTTATTCCTAAAGGGTGTGAGATAGCAGTGCTTCACGGAGATCCTGCCAAGAGAAATACAGATATCTTCTTTAAAGTACCTGCTAATTTTGCTATTCCTCATCATTGGCATACTTCAGCAGAAAGGATGATACTTCTTTCGGGGAAACTGAAGGTGACCTATGATAATCAGGATACAGAACTTTTGGAGCCGGGAACGTATGCCTACGGACCTTCCAGACTGTCGCATACTGCTTTTTGTGAAAAAGGTGAACCGTGTGTACTCTTTATCGCATTTGAAGAACCGATTGATGCTTTTGAGGTAATAAAAGCATCTCAGTAG